In Nicotiana tabacum cultivar K326 chromosome 2, ASM71507v2, whole genome shotgun sequence, the following proteins share a genomic window:
- the LOC107774731 gene encoding putative LRR receptor-like serine/threonine-protein kinase At1g67720 isoform X2 — MESRFFIFFFWFLFLLINGSQAQPGFISLDCGGKDNFTDELGLEWIPDTQMISGDIANISVLNETRTQYMTLRYFPADNRKYCYTLDVIPRNRYLVRATFLYGNFDNNNFYPKFDISLGATRWATIVISDANTMEYQELIFLATDPSISVCLSNATTGQPFISTLELRRFNGSIYMNEFENDFFMSVSARINFGAESDDPVRYPDDPFDRIWASDTIKKANYLVDVAAGTERVSTKMPIDVNTVNGEMPPQKAMQTAVVGRNGSLTYRLNLDGFPGFGWAFVYFAEIEDLDPSDTRKFRLVLPGDPDISKLVVNIQENAHGKYRLYEPGYFNLSLPFVLSFRFGKTGDSTMGPLLNAMEINRYVKRTGGSLDGPVISSLISRYSSANWTNEGGDPCLPVPWSWIRCDSDILPRITSIKLSGKILTGNIPPELTKLSGLVELWLDGNSLTGPIPDLSGCPNLQIIHLENNQLSGELPSSLEGLTSLKELYVQNNRLTGSVPSGLLNNGVILNYTGNTNLRKEDSNHSRKKIIIGSTVGASALLLATVASCILLQKGKKSSPKQGRLEQNLPPQRFVSSFGDAATEAAHCFTLAELEEATRNFERKVGSGGFGVVYYGKLKDGKEIAVKVLTNNSFQGKREFSNEVTLLSRIHHRNLVQFLGFCQEDGKSILVYEFMHNGTLKEHLYGPQLPDRSINWIRRLEIAEDAAKGIEYLHTGCVPSIIHRDVKTSNILLDKNMRAKVSDFGLSKLAVDGASHVSSIVRGTVGYLDPEYYISQQLTDKSDVYSFGVILLELISGQEAISNEKFGLNCRNIVQWAKLHIESGDIQGIIDPALHNDYDIQSIWKIAEKALMCVQPHGSMRPSISEVIKEIQDAIAIEKGAEAVREGSSDDISRHSMHSSLHAGSMDLGASDHYLSIDESITRPTAR, encoded by the exons ATGGAGAGTAgattttttatcttctttttttggtttctttttcttctcataaATGGTAGCCAAGCACAACCAG GTTTTATAAGTTTAGATTGCGGAGGTAAAGACAACTTCACAGATGAACTTGGTCTCGAATGGATTCCTGATACTCAAATGATAAGTGGAGATATAGCTAATATATCTGTATTAAATGAGACGAGGACACAGTATATGACCTTGAGATACTTTCCAGCCGATAACAGAAAGTATTGCTATACACTTGATGTGATTCCCAGGAACAGGTACCTTGTAAGAGCAACTTTTCTATATGGAAACTTTGATAACAACAATTTCTACCCAAAGTTTGACATCTCACTTGGCGCAACTCGTTGGGCTACAATAGTTATTTCTGATGCTAATACAATGGAGTACCAAGAGTTAATATTTCTAGCCACAGACCCTTCAATAAGTGTCTGTTTATCCAATGCAACTACTGGGCAGCCCTTCATCTCTACACTTGAGCTCCGACGTTTTAATGGTTCAATATATATGAATGaatttgaaaatgattttttcatGAGTGTCTCCGCAAGGATAAATTTTGGTGCAGAGAGTGATGATCCTGTAAG GTACCCTGATGACCCATTCGATAGAATATGGGCGTCTGACACCATAAAAAAAGCCAATTACCTTGTTGATGTTGCTGCTGGCACCGAAAGAGTTTCAACCAAAATGCCAATTGATGTCAATACTGTAAATGGTGAAATGCCTCCTCAGAAAGCAATGCAGACTGCTGTAGTAGGAAGAAATGGCTCGTTAACTTATCGTCTGAATCTCGATGGTTTCCCTGGTTTTGGATGGGCGTTTGTCTATTTTGCCGAAATTGAGGATTTGGATCCCAGTGATACTAGGAAATTTCGGTTGGTCCTCCCTGGAGATCCTGATATCAGCAAGCTTGTTGTTAATATCCAAGAGAATGCACATGGGAAATATCGTTTATATGAGCCAGGCTATTTCAACTTGTCCTTACCCTTTGTGTTATCTTTTCGTTTTGGAAAGACAGGTGACTCCACCATGGGGCCCCTCTTGAATGCTATGGAAATAAACAGATATGTGAAGAGAACTGGCGGCTCTTTAGATG GACCAGTTATTTCCAGTTTAATTTCGCGTTACTCTTCTGCCAATTGGACAAACGAAGGTGGTGACCCATGCTTACCAGTCCCATGGTCCTGGATCCGTTGTGACTCAGATATCTTACCAAGAATAACATCAAT TAAATTGTCTGGAAAAATTTTGACTGGAAATATTCCGCCGGAGTTGACAAAGTTGAGCGGCTTAGTTGAGCT TTGGCTGGATGGGAATTCACTGACTGGTCCAATACCTGATTTAAGTGGATGTCCAAACTTGCAGATAAT ACATCTTGAGAACAATCAGTTAAGTGGAGAGCTTCCTTCCTCCTTAGAAGGCCTAACAAGTTTGAAAGAACT GTATGTTCAGAACAACAGGTTAACTGGAAGCGTGCCATCTGGTCTTCTCAATAATGGTGTCATTTTGAA CTACACTGGAAACACTAATCTTCGCAAAGAGGACAGCAATCACAGCCGTAAGAAAATCATCATCGGATCAACAGTTGGGGCTTCCGCTCTTCTTCTTGCTACTGTTGCCTCTTGCATACTAttgcaaaaaggaaaaaaaagctCTCCTAAGCAAG GCCGTCTCGAACAGAATTTACCTCCTCAAAGGTTTGTCTCTTCCTTTGGGGATGCTGCAACAGAAGCAGCACACTGCTTTACATTAGCTGAACTTGAAGAAGCAACCAGGAACTTTGAAAGAAAGGTTGGATCAGGGGGATTTGGAGTTGTATACTATGGGAAATTGAAGGATGGGAAGGAAATTGCTGTCAAAGTTCTTACAAATAATTCCTTTCAAGGGAAGCGAGAGTTCTCAAATGAGGTAA CTCTGCTTTCAAGAATACATCACAGAAACCTCGTACAGTTTTTGGGATTTTGCCAGGAAGATGGGAAGAGTATCCTTGTGTATGAATTCATGCATAATGGAACTCTTAAAGAACATCTCTATG GTCCTCAATTACCTGATCGGAGTATTAATTGGATCAGGCGCCTTGAGATTGCTGAAGATGCTGCAAAAG GAATTGAATATCTTCACACGGGATGTGTTCCGTCCATCATCCACAGAGATGTGAAAACTAGCAACATTCTGCTTGACAAGAATATGAGAGCAAAAGTTTCAGATTTTGGTCTGTCCAAACTTGCAGTAGATGGAGCCTCTCATGTGTCGAGCATAGTCCGCGGAACTGTAGGATATCTCGATCCAGA ATATTACATTTCGCAGCAGTTGACGGACAAAAGTGACGTTTACAGTTTTGGCGTCATTCTCTTGGAGCTAATATCTGGTCAAGAAGCAATTTCTAATGAAAAATTTGGTTTGAATTGCCGCAATATAGTCCAATGG GCAAAACTACACATAGAAAGTGGGGATATTCAGGGTATTATCGACCCCGCTCTACACAACGACTATGATATCCAATCAATTTGGAAGATAGCTGAGAAAGCTTTGATGTGTGTCCAACCCCATGGGAGCATGAGACCGTCGATCTCAGAAGTTATTAAGGAAATCCAGGATGCAATTGCAATCGAAAAAGGCGCAGAAGCAGTAAGGGAAGGTAGTTCAGATGATATATCCAGGCATTCGATGCATTCGTCCCTTCACGCGGGCTCAATGGACCTAGGTGCAAGTGACCATTACTTGTCCATTGATGAGTCTATCACGAGACCAACAGCTCGATGA
- the LOC107774732 gene encoding nuclear transcription factor Y subunit B-8, translating into MADGQGSSRSPASPNGGGSHESGGDQSPRSNVREQDRFLPIANISRIMKKALPANGKIAKDAKETVQECVSEFISFITSEASDKCQREKRKTINGDDLLWAMATLGFEDYIEPLKVYLARYREMEGDTKGSAKTADGSAKRDGMQPSPSSQLAHQGSFSQGMNYGNSQGQHMMVPMQGTE; encoded by the exons ATGGCGGATGGTCAAGGATCGTCAAGGTCACCAGCGAGTCCAAACGGAGGAGGAAGTCACGAGAGCGGTGGAGACCAAAGCCCTAGGTCTAATGTACGTGAACAGGACAGGTTTCTTCCTATCGCTAATATTAGTCGAATCATGAAAAAGGCGCTTCCTGCTAATGGAAAAATTGCTAAAGATGCTAAGGAGACTGTTCAGGAATGTGTTTCCGAGTTCATTAGCTTCATTACCAGCGA GGCAAGTGACAAGTGccagagagagaaaagaaagactaTTAATGGTGACGATTTGCTATGGGCAATGGCAACTCTAGGTTTTGAAGATTATATTGAGCCACTCAAGGTGTACCTTGCTCGGTACAGAGAG ATGGAG GGTGACACAAAGGGATCTGCCAAGACTGCTGATGGGTCTGCTAAAAGAGATGGGATGCAACCTAGTCCTAGTTCACAG CTTGCACATCAAGGTTCATTCTCGCAAGGAATGAATTATGGAAACTCTCAG
- the LOC107774731 gene encoding putative LRR receptor-like serine/threonine-protein kinase At1g67720 isoform X1, whose product MESRFFIFFFWFLFLLINGSQAQPGFISLDCGGKDNFTDELGLEWIPDTQMISGDIANISVLNETRTQYMTLRYFPADNRKYCYTLDVIPRNRYLVRATFLYGNFDNNNFYPKFDISLGATRWATIVISDANTMEYQELIFLATDPSISVCLSNATTGQPFISTLELRRFNGSIYMNEFENDFFMSVSARINFGAESDDPVRYPDDPFDRIWASDTIKKANYLVDVAAGTERVSTKMPIDVNTVNGEMPPQKAMQTAVVGRNGSLTYRLNLDGFPGFGWAFVYFAEIEDLDPSDTRKFRLVLPGDPDISKLVVNIQENAHGKYRLYEPGYFNLSLPFVLSFRFGKTGDSTMGPLLNAMEINRYVKRTGGSLDGPVISSLISRYSSANWTNEGGDPCLPVPWSWIRCDSDILPRITSIKLSGKILTGNIPPELTKLSGLVELWLDGNSLTGPIPDLSGCPNLQIIHLENNQLSGELPSSLEGLTSLKELYVQNNRLTGSVPSGLLNNGVILNYTGNTNLRKEDSNHSRKKIIIGSTVGASALLLATVASCILLQKGKKSSPKQGRLEQNLPPQRFVSSFGDAATEAAHCFTLAELEEATRNFERKVGSGGFGVVYYGKLKDGKEIAVKVLTNNSFQGKREFSNEVALLSRIHHRNLVQFLGFCQEDGKSILVYEFMHNGTLKEHLYGPQLPDRSINWIRRLEIAEDAAKGIEYLHTGCVPSIIHRDVKTSNILLDKNMRAKVSDFGLSKLAVDGASHVSSIVRGTVGYLDPEYYISQQLTDKSDVYSFGVILLELISGQEAISNEKFGLNCRNIVQWAKLHIESGDIQGIIDPALHNDYDIQSIWKIAEKALMCVQPHGSMRPSISEVIKEIQDAIAIEKGAEAVREGSSDDISRHSMHSSLHAGSMDLGASDHYLSIDESITRPTAR is encoded by the exons ATGGAGAGTAgattttttatcttctttttttggtttctttttcttctcataaATGGTAGCCAAGCACAACCAG GTTTTATAAGTTTAGATTGCGGAGGTAAAGACAACTTCACAGATGAACTTGGTCTCGAATGGATTCCTGATACTCAAATGATAAGTGGAGATATAGCTAATATATCTGTATTAAATGAGACGAGGACACAGTATATGACCTTGAGATACTTTCCAGCCGATAACAGAAAGTATTGCTATACACTTGATGTGATTCCCAGGAACAGGTACCTTGTAAGAGCAACTTTTCTATATGGAAACTTTGATAACAACAATTTCTACCCAAAGTTTGACATCTCACTTGGCGCAACTCGTTGGGCTACAATAGTTATTTCTGATGCTAATACAATGGAGTACCAAGAGTTAATATTTCTAGCCACAGACCCTTCAATAAGTGTCTGTTTATCCAATGCAACTACTGGGCAGCCCTTCATCTCTACACTTGAGCTCCGACGTTTTAATGGTTCAATATATATGAATGaatttgaaaatgattttttcatGAGTGTCTCCGCAAGGATAAATTTTGGTGCAGAGAGTGATGATCCTGTAAG GTACCCTGATGACCCATTCGATAGAATATGGGCGTCTGACACCATAAAAAAAGCCAATTACCTTGTTGATGTTGCTGCTGGCACCGAAAGAGTTTCAACCAAAATGCCAATTGATGTCAATACTGTAAATGGTGAAATGCCTCCTCAGAAAGCAATGCAGACTGCTGTAGTAGGAAGAAATGGCTCGTTAACTTATCGTCTGAATCTCGATGGTTTCCCTGGTTTTGGATGGGCGTTTGTCTATTTTGCCGAAATTGAGGATTTGGATCCCAGTGATACTAGGAAATTTCGGTTGGTCCTCCCTGGAGATCCTGATATCAGCAAGCTTGTTGTTAATATCCAAGAGAATGCACATGGGAAATATCGTTTATATGAGCCAGGCTATTTCAACTTGTCCTTACCCTTTGTGTTATCTTTTCGTTTTGGAAAGACAGGTGACTCCACCATGGGGCCCCTCTTGAATGCTATGGAAATAAACAGATATGTGAAGAGAACTGGCGGCTCTTTAGATG GACCAGTTATTTCCAGTTTAATTTCGCGTTACTCTTCTGCCAATTGGACAAACGAAGGTGGTGACCCATGCTTACCAGTCCCATGGTCCTGGATCCGTTGTGACTCAGATATCTTACCAAGAATAACATCAAT TAAATTGTCTGGAAAAATTTTGACTGGAAATATTCCGCCGGAGTTGACAAAGTTGAGCGGCTTAGTTGAGCT TTGGCTGGATGGGAATTCACTGACTGGTCCAATACCTGATTTAAGTGGATGTCCAAACTTGCAGATAAT ACATCTTGAGAACAATCAGTTAAGTGGAGAGCTTCCTTCCTCCTTAGAAGGCCTAACAAGTTTGAAAGAACT GTATGTTCAGAACAACAGGTTAACTGGAAGCGTGCCATCTGGTCTTCTCAATAATGGTGTCATTTTGAA CTACACTGGAAACACTAATCTTCGCAAAGAGGACAGCAATCACAGCCGTAAGAAAATCATCATCGGATCAACAGTTGGGGCTTCCGCTCTTCTTCTTGCTACTGTTGCCTCTTGCATACTAttgcaaaaaggaaaaaaaagctCTCCTAAGCAAG GCCGTCTCGAACAGAATTTACCTCCTCAAAGGTTTGTCTCTTCCTTTGGGGATGCTGCAACAGAAGCAGCACACTGCTTTACATTAGCTGAACTTGAAGAAGCAACCAGGAACTTTGAAAGAAAGGTTGGATCAGGGGGATTTGGAGTTGTATACTATGGGAAATTGAAGGATGGGAAGGAAATTGCTGTCAAAGTTCTTACAAATAATTCCTTTCAAGGGAAGCGAGAGTTCTCAAATGAG GTAGCTCTGCTTTCAAGAATACATCACAGAAACCTCGTACAGTTTTTGGGATTTTGCCAGGAAGATGGGAAGAGTATCCTTGTGTATGAATTCATGCATAATGGAACTCTTAAAGAACATCTCTATG GTCCTCAATTACCTGATCGGAGTATTAATTGGATCAGGCGCCTTGAGATTGCTGAAGATGCTGCAAAAG GAATTGAATATCTTCACACGGGATGTGTTCCGTCCATCATCCACAGAGATGTGAAAACTAGCAACATTCTGCTTGACAAGAATATGAGAGCAAAAGTTTCAGATTTTGGTCTGTCCAAACTTGCAGTAGATGGAGCCTCTCATGTGTCGAGCATAGTCCGCGGAACTGTAGGATATCTCGATCCAGA ATATTACATTTCGCAGCAGTTGACGGACAAAAGTGACGTTTACAGTTTTGGCGTCATTCTCTTGGAGCTAATATCTGGTCAAGAAGCAATTTCTAATGAAAAATTTGGTTTGAATTGCCGCAATATAGTCCAATGG GCAAAACTACACATAGAAAGTGGGGATATTCAGGGTATTATCGACCCCGCTCTACACAACGACTATGATATCCAATCAATTTGGAAGATAGCTGAGAAAGCTTTGATGTGTGTCCAACCCCATGGGAGCATGAGACCGTCGATCTCAGAAGTTATTAAGGAAATCCAGGATGCAATTGCAATCGAAAAAGGCGCAGAAGCAGTAAGGGAAGGTAGTTCAGATGATATATCCAGGCATTCGATGCATTCGTCCCTTCACGCGGGCTCAATGGACCTAGGTGCAAGTGACCATTACTTGTCCATTGATGAGTCTATCACGAGACCAACAGCTCGATGA